The following proteins are co-located in the Streptomyces bottropensis ATCC 25435 genome:
- a CDS encoding chorismate mutase — protein sequence MRPHRLGSTLISAVASLCVCLSAGASSAAALPGAPPVAAESSSALPRTAPGARSLTVVTDLFAERLLVADKVAAAKYGTTTPIDDPVREKAILDDVAARAVGLGLDPDTVTAVFRDQIEANKLVQRGLYARWDAHPEERPTERPDLVKEVRPVLDRITTQLLSALQETESSRAGASCAPRLRVAAVWSAVDHRLDRLHGQGLVRASPSVCAPVVKP from the coding sequence ATGCGCCCCCACCGCCTCGGCTCCACGCTGATCTCCGCCGTCGCCTCCCTCTGCGTCTGTCTGTCCGCCGGTGCCTCGTCGGCCGCGGCCCTGCCCGGTGCTCCGCCGGTCGCCGCCGAGTCGTCCTCCGCCCTTCCTCGTACGGCTCCCGGCGCCCGGTCGCTCACCGTGGTGACGGATCTGTTCGCCGAGCGGCTGCTCGTCGCGGACAAGGTCGCGGCGGCGAAGTACGGGACGACCACGCCGATCGACGACCCCGTGCGGGAGAAGGCGATCCTGGACGACGTGGCCGCGCGGGCGGTCGGGCTCGGCCTCGACCCGGATACGGTCACCGCCGTGTTCCGGGACCAGATCGAGGCCAACAAGCTGGTGCAGCGCGGCCTTTACGCCCGGTGGGACGCGCACCCCGAGGAACGGCCCACCGAGCGGCCCGATCTGGTGAAGGAGGTGCGGCCGGTGCTCGACCGGATCACCACCCAGTTGCTGAGCGCGCTCCAGGAGACGGAGTCTTCGCGGGCCGGGGCGTCGTGCGCGCCCCGGCTGCGGGTGGCGGCGGTGTGGTCCGCGGTCGACCACCGGCTGGACCGGTTGCACGGGCAGGGGCTGGTGCGGGCGTCGCCCTCGGTCTGCGCGCCGGTGGTGAAGCCCTAA